The proteins below are encoded in one region of Coffea arabica cultivar ET-39 chromosome 4c, Coffea Arabica ET-39 HiFi, whole genome shotgun sequence:
- the LOC113739142 gene encoding uncharacterized protein, with the protein MQPSPVISLSPAPSFTSYSSSRLAEIAARVVEEFRAENHDYGGDGEDYGGADSFLTDYEESLCENGFHFRDKLMIDEGKSTDKNGGEDEEDKDDDDEEDEEEFEFAVVGRDFIPSPTPADEIFYNGQIRPCFPLFNQDLLLDGAEDEKEAVGFTHQKPTKEVLQPSATAARRLPLRKLFIEDRDPPSSCSSSEADELDGVQPDSYCVWNPKMATAAAAAEEGRCKKSSSTGSCSSKRWRLRNLLHRSNSDGKDSFVFLSHSESRNARKREGNTEKIEKLSGVAPEIPKSAAGKVAPEIPKAAAGKVAPASAVYVKNDGERRRMSFLPYRQDLVGFFSNVNGLSRNLHPF; encoded by the coding sequence atgcagcccAGCCCAGTTATCTCACTTTCTCCAGCTCCCAGTTTCACTAGCTACTCTTCTAGCCGACTTGCAGAAATCGCTGCTCGAGTCGTGGAAGAATTCCGCGCCGAAAACCATGATTATGGTGGCGATGGCGAAGATTATGGTGGTGCTGATTCATTTCTTACAGATTATGAGGAAAGTTTATGCGAAAATGGGTTCCACTTTCGCGATAAACTTATGATTGACGAGGGAAAAAGTACTGATAAGAATGGTGGCGAAGATGAGGAGGAcaaggatgatgatgatgaggaggatGAAGAAGAATTTGAGTTTGCTGTTGTTGGCCGGGATTTCATTCCGTCCCCGACTCCGGCGGATGAAATTTTCTATAACGGACAAATCCGGCCTTGTTTTCCGCTTTTTAATCAGGATTTGTTGTTAGACGGCGCTGAGGACGAGAAAGAGGCGGTGGGTTTTACTCATCAGAAGCCTACTAAGGAAGTTCTACAGCCTTCGGCAACGGCGGCAAGGAGGTTGCCGTTGAGGAAGCTTTTTATAGAAGACAGAGACCCTCCGTCGTCGTGTTCATCCTCGGAAGCTGACGAGCTCGACGGAGTTCAGCCTGATAGTTACTGCGTGTGGAACCCGAAAATGGCGACGGCAGCGGCCGCGGCGGAGGAAGGGAGGTGCAAGAAGAGTAGTTCCACCGGTTCGTGCTCGTCTAAGCGGTGGAGGCTTCGGAACCTTCTTCATCGGAGCAATAGCGACGGGAAGGACAGTTTCGTCTTTTTATCTCACTCAGAAAGTAGAAACGCCAGGAAGAGAGAGGGAAATAcggagaaaattgaaaagttgtCAGGGGTTGCACCGGAAATTCCTAAGTCGGCTGCGGGAAAGGTTGCACCGGAAATTCCTAAGGCGGCGGCGGGAAAAGTTGCCCCGGCGAGTGCGGTGTATGTGAAGAACGACGGCGAACGGCGACGGATGTCGTTTTTGCCGTACCGGCAAGATTTGGTGGGGTTTTTCTCAAATGTGAATGGCCTGAGTCGGAATTTACATCCTTTCTGA